From Shewanella psychrophila, a single genomic window includes:
- the fis gene encoding DNA-binding transcriptional regulator Fis, with the protein MFDQTTNTETHQLTVGKIETANGTIKPQLLRDAVKRAVTNFFAQMDGQEAEEVYEMVLSEVEAPLLDIIMQHTRGNQTRAANMLGINRGTLRKKLKKYGMN; encoded by the coding sequence ATGTTTGATCAGACTACTAACACAGAAACTCATCAGCTTACAGTTGGCAAAATTGAAACAGCTAACGGTACTATTAAGCCTCAGTTACTACGTGACGCTGTAAAGCGCGCCGTAACAAACTTTTTCGCTCAAATGGACGGACAAGAAGCTGAAGAAGTATATGAAATGGTGTTGAGCGAAGTTGAAGCTCCTCTGCTAGATATCATCATGCAGCACACTCGCGGCAACCAGACTCGCGCTGCGAACATGCTGGGTATCAACCGTGGTACTCTGCGTAAGAAATTGAAAAAGTACGGCATGAACTAA
- the ric gene encoding iron-sulfur cluster repair di-iron protein, protein MSTTFQSDLKLSQQRVGKLVADDFRAAHIFSQFDIDFCCGGGRSLASACDRAGADLTEVEAALIAIDTSGPKEDTLNQLAIDKLIDYIEETHHTYVREKAPLLLEYSQKMVRAQGENYPEIKPFAGWVQALVEDLVPHLMKEEKILFPAIRAMADGASVNACFGHIGNPINAMEHEHNEAVQMLEKLHELTNHFQPPEYACTTWRVCYATLAEFEADLKQHIHLENNILFPKALAQSE, encoded by the coding sequence ATGAGCACAACTTTTCAATCGGATCTCAAGCTATCCCAGCAACGTGTCGGAAAGTTAGTAGCCGATGATTTTCGAGCCGCGCATATTTTCAGTCAATTCGATATCGATTTCTGTTGCGGTGGAGGACGTTCACTCGCCTCGGCCTGTGACAGAGCTGGGGCAGACTTAACAGAAGTAGAAGCCGCGCTGATCGCCATCGATACATCGGGGCCTAAGGAAGATACACTCAATCAACTCGCCATCGATAAACTGATCGACTATATCGAAGAGACGCATCATACCTATGTGCGAGAAAAAGCCCCACTGCTACTCGAGTACAGCCAGAAGATGGTGCGCGCCCAGGGCGAAAATTATCCGGAGATAAAGCCATTTGCGGGCTGGGTGCAGGCATTAGTCGAAGATCTCGTTCCTCACTTGATGAAGGAGGAAAAGATTTTATTTCCTGCCATCAGGGCCATGGCCGACGGAGCATCTGTTAACGCTTGTTTCGGGCACATAGGCAATCCTATCAATGCCATGGAACATGAGCATAACGAGGCGGTTCAGATGCTGGAAAAGCTCCATGAGCTCACCAATCACTTCCAACCTCCTGAGTATGCCTGTACCACCTGGCGCGTATGCTACGCCACTTTGGCAGAGTTTGAGGCCGACTTGAAACAACATATTCATCTGGAAAATAATATCTTGTTCCCTAAGGCTCTGGCCCAGTCTGAATAG
- a CDS encoding HAD-IA family hydrolase, whose product MTRIYLRPRPFQAISFDLDDTLYDNGPVIRAAEASLQQFLHQTYSETRRWQIDDWIKLKASLIQSQPELAHDTTAARLIMLEQGLLMLGYSRERAESGAMAGLNHFLQKRSDFTVPRSIINLLRELSFTYPLIGITNGNVDADKVGLGGVLEFVLHPGEGTRMKPYPDMFYIASRRLDISLHSLLHVGDSHASDVMGARMAGCQSVWLNPSFGRSKIREHRGILPHIEIDMIGSFLESLI is encoded by the coding sequence ATGACGCGGATATATCTCAGGCCTCGTCCATTTCAAGCGATCAGCTTCGATCTCGATGACACCTTATATGATAATGGTCCCGTGATCAGGGCCGCAGAAGCCTCACTGCAGCAATTTTTACATCAAACCTATAGCGAAACGCGTCGCTGGCAAATAGATGACTGGATAAAGCTTAAAGCGAGTCTAATTCAGAGTCAGCCCGAGCTTGCCCATGATACGACTGCCGCACGTTTGATCATGTTGGAACAAGGCCTGTTAATGCTTGGCTACTCCAGAGAGCGTGCCGAATCGGGTGCCATGGCGGGCTTGAATCATTTCTTACAAAAGCGCTCAGATTTTACCGTTCCAAGGTCTATCATAAACTTGCTTCGAGAATTGAGCTTTACATATCCATTAATCGGCATCACTAACGGCAATGTCGATGCCGATAAAGTTGGTCTGGGTGGTGTGTTGGAATTTGTGCTCCACCCTGGTGAGGGCACTCGTATGAAGCCTTATCCGGATATGTTTTATATTGCCAGTCGCAGGCTGGACATTTCATTACATAGCTTACTGCACGTCGGGGATAGTCATGCATCCGATGTTATGGGAGCCAGAATGGCAGGCTGTCAGTCTGTTTGGCTTAATCCAAGCTTCGGTCGCTCCAAGATCAGAGAGCACAGAGGCATCTTGCCTCATATAGAGATTGATATGATTGGAAGTTTTTTAGAAAGTCTTATTTAA
- the xerC gene encoding tyrosine recombinase XerC translates to MNANWFKQFESYLSAERQLSAHTVRNYLFELHRVSHKLEANVSFAIPWSEVSHDQIQHVLGQLHRQGLSPRSLSLTLSAVKQFCDFLLVEGVIKANPAKSLSAPKQNKPLPKNMDLDSVTHLLEIDADDPLSVRDKAIMELFYSSGLRLAELAALDVLDIRFAERQVKVLGKGSKERIVPVGRCAIDAIQAWLVFRESIPSQDDALFVTAKGKRLAHRSIQARLAKWGQEQALNMRVHPHKLRHSFATHMLESSADLRAVQELLGHANLSTTQIYTSLDFQHLAKVYDGAHPRASRAKKLNNGKGEKG, encoded by the coding sequence ATGAACGCCAACTGGTTCAAACAGTTTGAGAGTTATTTGAGTGCTGAGCGGCAGCTTTCTGCGCATACAGTACGAAATTACCTATTCGAGTTACATCGGGTTTCCCATAAGCTCGAAGCAAATGTCTCCTTTGCTATCCCTTGGTCTGAAGTTAGCCATGATCAAATTCAACATGTTTTAGGTCAACTACACCGCCAAGGCCTGAGCCCCCGCTCCCTGTCATTAACGCTTTCTGCGGTAAAGCAGTTTTGCGACTTTTTATTGGTTGAAGGAGTCATTAAGGCTAATCCCGCAAAGAGTCTGAGTGCGCCTAAGCAGAATAAACCTCTGCCCAAAAATATGGATCTCGATTCTGTTACCCACCTATTAGAGATAGACGCCGACGACCCTCTGAGTGTGCGTGATAAAGCCATCATGGAGTTGTTTTACTCTTCTGGCCTACGACTCGCCGAGCTGGCGGCTTTAGATGTGCTTGATATCCGCTTTGCCGAACGGCAAGTTAAGGTATTAGGTAAAGGAAGCAAGGAAAGGATAGTCCCTGTAGGGAGATGTGCGATCGATGCCATTCAAGCTTGGTTAGTGTTTAGAGAAAGTATTCCCAGCCAAGATGATGCGTTATTTGTTACAGCCAAGGGAAAACGCCTTGCTCATAGAAGTATACAAGCCAGATTAGCCAAGTGGGGGCAGGAGCAAGCCTTGAATATGCGGGTCCATCCCCATAAATTACGCCACTCATTTGCGACTCATATGCTGGAGTCGAGCGCCGATCTGCGTGCGGTACAGGAGCTCCTTGGCCATGCCAATCTCTCGACGACTCAAATATACACAAGTTTAGATTTTCAGCATCTGGCAAAAGTGTACGATGGAGCCCACCCAAGAGCCAGTAGAGCTAAGAAGCTCAATAATGGGAAAGGGGAGAAAGGCTGA
- a CDS encoding DUF484 family protein, which translates to MTEMTNIKKQLPFDEILIREYLLDNPDFFSRYPELLLAMRIPHAERGAVSLVERQQEMLRSRVQQLEEEITSLMGMATRNEMIYMFNTKLSLKLLECEDLGELRQELSESLKAQFQFSHVRLITVHDIDSELSRIWSKRLSQGYYFGRLTTAESKRLFGCEVGSVALSRLSEQCGQVIFAIASQNAMHFHPEMDHLLLDQLKQLIDHLLPKL; encoded by the coding sequence ATGACCGAAATGACTAATATAAAGAAACAATTGCCGTTCGATGAGATATTGATTCGAGAGTACTTACTGGATAATCCTGACTTTTTCAGTCGTTATCCTGAGTTGCTGTTGGCAATGCGAATTCCTCATGCGGAACGTGGAGCAGTGTCTTTGGTTGAGCGTCAACAAGAGATGCTGCGTAGTCGGGTGCAGCAGTTAGAGGAGGAGATCACATCTTTAATGGGTATGGCTACCCGTAATGAGATGATCTATATGTTCAATACCAAACTTTCACTTAAGCTGCTTGAATGTGAAGATCTTGGCGAACTTAGGCAAGAGTTGTCTGAAAGCTTAAAAGCGCAATTCCAGTTTAGTCACGTTCGTTTAATTACGGTACACGACATTGATAGTGAGTTGTCGCGTATCTGGAGTAAGCGCCTGAGCCAAGGTTATTATTTTGGTCGACTCACTACGGCAGAGTCGAAACGTTTATTTGGCTGTGAAGTCGGCTCAGTGGCTTTATCTAGATTATCAGAGCAATGTGGTCAGGTCATTTTTGCCATAGCGAGTCAAAATGCTATGCATTTTCATCCGGAAATGGATCATTTACTCTTGGATCAATTGAAGCAACTCATAGATCATCTTTTACCTAAACTTTAA
- the dapF gene encoding diaminopimelate epimerase, whose translation MIHFTKMHGLGNDFMVVDGVTQNVFFSPEQIKRLADRNFGIGFDQLLLVEPPYDPELDFHYRIFNADGGEVEQCGNGARCFARFVRNKGLTNKQKIKVSTSNGKLTLRLERDGNVTVNMGIPILEPSKIPFNAKRPEKTYLLQADIAESKVQTFLCGAVSMGNPHCVLDVEDIQTADVEGIGALLTQHDRFPKGVNVGFMQVINSGHIKLRVYERGAAETLACGTGACAAVVVGLLQGKLDKSVRVDLPGGTLTINWEGEGKPLWMTGPAEHVYDGQIQT comes from the coding sequence TTGATCCATTTCACTAAGATGCATGGTTTAGGCAATGATTTTATGGTGGTCGACGGCGTAACACAGAATGTGTTCTTCTCGCCTGAGCAGATCAAGCGCCTTGCGGATCGAAATTTTGGTATAGGTTTCGATCAGTTGCTTTTGGTGGAGCCTCCTTATGATCCCGAACTTGATTTCCACTATCGTATTTTCAATGCAGATGGAGGAGAGGTTGAGCAGTGTGGTAACGGCGCACGTTGTTTCGCTCGATTTGTGCGTAACAAGGGCTTGACCAACAAACAGAAAATTAAAGTCAGCACCTCCAACGGCAAGCTCACCCTGCGACTGGAACGAGACGGCAATGTCACCGTGAATATGGGGATTCCGATACTCGAACCCAGTAAGATCCCTTTTAATGCTAAGAGACCCGAAAAAACATATTTGTTACAGGCTGATATTGCAGAATCTAAGGTGCAGACCTTTCTCTGTGGCGCCGTTTCAATGGGTAACCCACACTGTGTTTTGGATGTGGAAGATATTCAGACTGCAGATGTTGAGGGGATTGGGGCTTTATTAACTCAGCATGATCGCTTTCCAAAGGGAGTGAATGTCGGTTTTATGCAGGTGATTAACTCAGGTCATATTAAACTTAGAGTATATGAGCGAGGCGCAGCAGAGACGCTTGCTTGTGGTACAGGAGCATGTGCTGCGGTTGTCGTGGGTTTGTTGCAAGGTAAGCTCGATAAAAGTGTTCGTGTCGATCTCCCCGGCGGTACTCTGACTATTAATTGGGAAGGAGAGGGTAAGCCTTTATGGATGACTGGACCTGCAGAACACGTATATGACGGACAGATACAAACATGA
- the lysA gene encoding diaminopimelate decarboxylase: MDHFLYTNNELLAEDCSVAELARTHGTPLYIYSRATLERHWHAFDRAVADHPHLICYAVKANSNIAVLNVLARLGSGFDIVSGGELLRVIEAGGDPAKVVFSGVGKTTDEMEMALNLDIHCFNVESAAELEQLNIVAGRIGKLAPVSLRVNPDVDAGTHPYISTGLKENKFGIAMEEAEAIFARAAALPNLKVKGVDCHIGSQLTEMQPFLDAMDRMLALIDRLAEQDIHIEHFDVGGGLGVPYDGETPPQPDVYAAALLERLGSRDLKLIFEPGRAIAANAGIFVTQVLYLKGNGDKHFALVDGAMNDLIRPALYSAWQNIIPVNPRDGETLNYDIVGPVCETGDFLGKDRQLNIAAGDYLAVRSSGAYGFTMSSNYNSRPRAAELMVDGEQAYVIREREKVTQLWQGEQLLP, from the coding sequence TTGGATCATTTTCTCTATACAAATAATGAATTATTAGCTGAAGATTGCTCTGTGGCTGAGCTGGCTCGTACCCACGGTACTCCTTTGTACATCTATTCTCGTGCTACGTTAGAGCGTCATTGGCACGCATTTGACCGTGCGGTAGCCGATCATCCTCATCTTATCTGTTACGCCGTAAAAGCTAACTCTAACATTGCCGTTCTGAACGTGCTTGCCCGTTTGGGAAGTGGCTTCGATATCGTTTCTGGTGGTGAGTTGCTGCGAGTGATAGAAGCCGGTGGCGATCCCGCCAAAGTGGTATTTTCTGGGGTGGGTAAGACAACCGACGAAATGGAGATGGCGCTCAATCTAGATATTCATTGTTTTAACGTCGAATCGGCTGCTGAGCTTGAGCAGCTAAATATCGTTGCCGGCCGTATTGGCAAGCTGGCACCAGTTTCACTGCGCGTTAACCCAGATGTCGATGCCGGTACACACCCATATATATCTACGGGTCTTAAAGAGAACAAGTTTGGTATTGCTATGGAGGAGGCTGAGGCTATTTTTGCCCGCGCCGCAGCATTACCAAATTTAAAAGTTAAAGGTGTTGATTGTCATATCGGTTCCCAGTTGACCGAGATGCAGCCTTTCCTCGATGCTATGGATCGTATGTTAGCCCTAATCGACAGACTCGCTGAGCAGGATATTCATATTGAACATTTCGATGTGGGTGGTGGCTTAGGTGTGCCTTATGACGGTGAGACACCGCCTCAACCTGATGTATATGCCGCGGCCTTGCTCGAACGCTTAGGCTCCCGAGATCTTAAGCTCATTTTCGAACCTGGTCGTGCTATTGCAGCGAATGCAGGTATTTTTGTGACTCAGGTGCTCTATCTTAAAGGCAACGGTGATAAGCACTTTGCACTGGTCGATGGTGCGATGAATGATCTTATCCGTCCTGCGCTTTACAGCGCTTGGCAAAATATTATTCCTGTTAACCCACGTGATGGTGAAACCCTAAATTACGATATCGTTGGCCCTGTGTGTGAAACCGGTGACTTCTTAGGCAAAGATAGGCAGTTGAATATAGCTGCGGGTGATTACCTGGCTGTGCGCTCATCGGGCGCCTATGGCTTTACCATGTCATCTAACTACAATTCACGGCCTCGTGCTGCCGAGTTGATGGTCGATGGGGAGCAGGCTTATGTTATCCGAGAGAGAGAAAAAGTGACTCAGCTATGGCAAGGTGAGCAACTCCTGCCGTAA
- the lptM gene encoding LPS translocon maturation chaperone LptM, with protein sequence MERLMLRKMRLCSLILFASLFVTACGQTGALYKSPDKKDNQKQEQQQPKKQSNKE encoded by the coding sequence ATGGAAAGATTGATGTTGAGAAAAATGAGACTGTGTTCACTGATATTATTTGCCAGCCTTTTTGTGACCGCTTGCGGACAAACAGGGGCGTTATATAAATCGCCAGACAAAAAAGATAACCAGAAACAAGAACAGCAGCAACCAAAGAAACAAAGCAATAAGGAATAG
- the cyaY gene encoding iron donor protein CyaY yields MAMTDSQFHQLADEMFQSIDNAIELAIDEQDADIDIDASGNVLQLEFEDGSKIVINKQEPLHQIWLATKFGGYHFSYIEGKWIDERNGGEFMPFVLESILKQGGLNLSL; encoded by the coding sequence ATGGCAATGACAGACTCACAATTTCATCAACTTGCCGATGAGATGTTTCAATCGATAGATAACGCTATCGAGCTTGCTATCGATGAACAAGATGCAGACATAGATATCGATGCATCGGGAAATGTATTGCAGCTAGAGTTTGAAGATGGTTCTAAGATCGTAATAAACAAGCAAGAGCCTCTGCATCAAATCTGGCTTGCAACGAAATTTGGTGGTTATCATTTTTCCTATATCGAAGGAAAATGGATCGATGAGCGAAATGGTGGTGAATTTATGCCTTTCGTCCTCGAGTCTATTCTCAAGCAAGGTGGCTTAAATCTATCTCTTTAG
- a CDS encoding class I adenylate cyclase, producing the protein MNNEQNHIIETADRLNRVRQARALALLSPLKRDLLRLIPIFLHYHRAGYPGYNGPMTPSGIFEYAPSEQELAACDTLGLVRPMVHLVKQAAIEGVYSMGSMSSFGQNPKSDVDVWLVHDRLLSKEECRLLEDKSGLLTTWFAQYRLEVNFYLVHPEQFSVCSQDKAEPLRAIGNEHSGSAQHWLLLEEFYRSQICLAGKKVAWWPNAQDSQQLLFLGDVSQIPACEYFGASLWQLYKGLDKPHKALLKVLLLESYAAQYPNTEFISEKVWQHTIEGDFSSANDSYFLLYESIENYLIAQDDPRRLEIARRCFYLKCGVRLSEPEQAQDWRYHKLNHLVESWHWSKSLLETLDNCERWHCGQLQWFNEQLNELMLGCYQTLLQFASTHKLSESLKLSELGLLTRKLHTYFSSDTEQLISLNRLWSDSISEQELTIVYSHNLGVYCLYCCPPNRKAFIGQRAVYRSKSRAKLLAWAVMNGVSEKMTRWYELANGERKSVCLIKASQRLSDVFEPLPKRVSKMDLYQPWQYRKLVFMLNFNSDSTSQWQGQEVMVDYLNANIFSLGRAEQNMLESIDLLCLNSWGEWHCHHYDGELAILEALAFTTPGIRRSAEDMKVEVVSGSARLQDQFEQTVKNLVRRAARLSWKVSSSSTLVYPLKVAKVQYGLFFNSKGMVYQDLKDAKAFYQQLTMSMLIELPRPNLGNEPFTKVPAVIQDFAARGAIQYFLRQSDNDLDVFVLNEKNELNHYIQKGTSVDELVSEVSHFHAFEEPDITTQRFNLPQFFRLMRIDGRLQVIPFGVSMEEAEMDF; encoded by the coding sequence TTGAACAATGAACAGAATCACATTATCGAAACCGCAGACCGATTAAATCGTGTCAGGCAGGCTCGTGCTCTCGCATTATTGTCTCCGCTGAAAAGAGATCTCCTTCGTCTTATTCCTATTTTTTTGCATTACCACAGAGCAGGATACCCTGGGTATAACGGTCCTATGACACCATCAGGTATTTTTGAGTATGCACCAAGTGAGCAAGAGCTCGCGGCTTGTGACACCTTAGGTTTAGTTAGACCTATGGTGCATCTCGTTAAGCAGGCCGCTATCGAAGGGGTGTATAGCATGGGGAGTATGTCGAGCTTCGGTCAAAACCCCAAGAGTGATGTCGATGTGTGGCTAGTTCACGATCGCCTGCTAAGTAAGGAAGAGTGCCGATTACTCGAAGACAAATCAGGTTTATTGACCACATGGTTTGCTCAGTATCGACTAGAGGTAAACTTTTATCTGGTTCATCCCGAACAGTTTTCTGTTTGCTCTCAAGATAAAGCAGAGCCGCTGCGAGCCATAGGCAACGAACATAGTGGTAGTGCTCAGCACTGGTTATTACTGGAAGAGTTTTATCGCAGCCAGATTTGTCTGGCAGGTAAGAAAGTTGCTTGGTGGCCTAATGCTCAAGACTCACAGCAGTTATTGTTTTTAGGGGATGTGAGTCAAATCCCGGCTTGTGAATACTTTGGTGCTTCACTTTGGCAGCTTTATAAGGGGCTAGATAAGCCACACAAGGCGCTTTTGAAGGTCTTACTACTCGAATCTTATGCTGCCCAATACCCGAATACCGAGTTTATCAGTGAAAAAGTGTGGCAACACACAATAGAAGGTGACTTTTCATCGGCAAACGATAGTTATTTTTTGCTCTATGAATCGATAGAAAATTATTTAATCGCCCAAGATGACCCTCGTCGTTTAGAGATAGCTCGGCGTTGTTTTTATTTGAAGTGCGGTGTCCGACTAAGTGAGCCTGAGCAAGCGCAAGACTGGCGTTATCATAAGTTAAATCATCTGGTCGAAAGTTGGCACTGGTCCAAGAGTCTGTTAGAGACATTAGATAACTGTGAGCGTTGGCATTGTGGCCAACTGCAGTGGTTTAATGAGCAGCTGAATGAGTTGATGTTAGGTTGTTATCAAACACTGCTGCAATTTGCATCGACTCATAAACTCAGTGAGAGTTTGAAATTATCTGAACTGGGTCTGCTGACTCGAAAACTTCATACTTATTTTAGTAGTGATACCGAGCAGCTTATTAGCTTAAATCGGCTTTGGAGCGATTCGATCTCAGAGCAAGAGTTGACGATTGTCTACAGCCATAACCTGGGAGTGTATTGTTTATATTGTTGCCCACCAAATCGGAAAGCCTTTATCGGGCAGAGGGCTGTTTACCGTTCTAAGAGCCGAGCGAAGTTACTCGCCTGGGCGGTGATGAACGGTGTCAGTGAAAAAATGACTCGCTGGTATGAACTGGCTAATGGTGAACGGAAATCGGTGTGTTTGATCAAGGCGTCTCAGCGTTTAAGTGACGTTTTCGAACCGCTTCCTAAGAGAGTGTCTAAGATGGACCTCTATCAACCGTGGCAATACCGAAAATTAGTGTTTATGCTCAATTTCAACAGTGATTCAACGTCCCAGTGGCAGGGGCAGGAGGTCATGGTTGATTACCTCAATGCCAATATTTTTTCCTTGGGTCGGGCCGAACAAAATATGTTGGAGTCAATCGATCTTCTTTGTCTTAATTCATGGGGAGAGTGGCATTGCCATCATTACGATGGAGAGCTCGCCATATTAGAGGCTTTGGCCTTCACTACTCCGGGGATTCGTCGTTCGGCCGAAGATATGAAGGTCGAAGTGGTGAGTGGCTCAGCCAGGCTGCAAGATCAGTTTGAACAGACGGTTAAAAACTTGGTTCGTCGAGCGGCGCGTTTAAGCTGGAAAGTGTCCTCTTCTTCAACATTAGTCTACCCACTTAAGGTGGCTAAAGTGCAGTATGGCCTGTTTTTTAATAGTAAAGGCATGGTGTATCAGGATCTTAAAGACGCTAAAGCGTTTTATCAGCAGTTAACCATGAGTATGTTGATCGAGCTACCCAGACCGAATTTAGGTAATGAACCTTTTACTAAGGTTCCAGCTGTGATCCAAGATTTTGCCGCCAGAGGAGCGATCCAATACTTTTTGCGTCAGAGTGATAATGATTTAGATGTATTTGTTCTGAATGAAAAAAATGAGTTAAATCATTATATTCAGAAGGGAACCAGTGTCGATGAGTTGGTGAGTGAGGTGAGTCATTTTCATGCGTTTGAAGAGCCTGATATCACGACGCAACGTTTTAACTTACCACAATTTTTCCGCCTGATGAGAATTGATGGGCGATTGCAGGTGATACCTTTTGGGGTGTCGATGGAAGAGGCTGAAATGGATTTTTAA
- the hemC gene encoding hydroxymethylbilane synthase, whose product MSQNVIRIATRKSPLALWQAEFVKAELENFHPDLTVELLPMSTKGDIILDTPLAKVGGKGLFVKELEVAMLENRADIAVHSIKDVPVDFPDGLGLEVICEREDPRDAFVSNNYKSIDDLPLGAVVGTSSLRRQCQIRGMRPDLKITDLRGNVGTRLGKLDAGNYDAIILAAAGLKRLKLEERITSFISAEDSLPANGQGAVGIECRTDDERVKALLAPLEHAETRYRVTAERAMNTHLEGGCQVPIGAFAEIQGDTLTLRGLVGNPDGSKIITGTSVGPKSDAKSIGISLAEELLSKGAKEILDAVYIK is encoded by the coding sequence ATGTCTCAAAACGTCATTCGAATCGCAACACGTAAAAGCCCCCTTGCACTTTGGCAAGCAGAATTTGTAAAAGCAGAACTGGAAAATTTTCATCCAGATTTGACTGTTGAACTTCTCCCTATGAGTACTAAAGGTGACATAATCTTAGATACTCCATTGGCAAAAGTAGGTGGCAAAGGCTTGTTCGTTAAAGAACTTGAAGTCGCCATGCTTGAAAACAGAGCCGATATTGCCGTTCACTCGATAAAAGATGTACCGGTTGATTTCCCCGACGGCCTGGGACTCGAGGTTATTTGTGAACGTGAAGATCCACGTGATGCATTCGTCTCAAACAACTATAAGTCTATCGATGACCTCCCCCTAGGAGCAGTCGTTGGCACCTCGAGCTTACGACGCCAGTGCCAGATTAGAGGCATGCGCCCCGATCTGAAAATAACCGATCTTCGTGGTAACGTAGGCACACGCTTAGGTAAGCTAGATGCTGGAAATTATGATGCAATCATACTTGCCGCCGCAGGCCTTAAACGTCTAAAGCTTGAAGAGCGTATCACTAGCTTTATCTCAGCCGAAGATTCTTTACCCGCTAACGGCCAAGGCGCTGTAGGTATCGAATGTCGTACCGATGATGAGCGTGTAAAAGCTCTGCTAGCACCACTAGAACATGCAGAGACTCGCTACCGAGTGACCGCCGAGCGCGCGATGAATACTCACTTGGAAGGAGGATGTCAGGTACCTATTGGGGCATTCGCCGAAATCCAAGGTGATACACTAACATTACGTGGTTTAGTGGGTAATCCCGATGGTAGCAAAATAATAACAGGCACAAGTGTTGGCCCAAAGTCTGATGCTAAGTCGATAGGAATTTCACTGGCAGAAGAACTGCTTAGCAAAGGGGCAAAAGAGATTCTTGATGCCGTTTATATCAAGTAA
- a CDS encoding uroporphyrinogen-III synthase, which yields MKVLLTRPQGRNQLMVEALTSRGVSHMVTPLLQVEATQTEHKSHGMALLQHADIIIFISTNAVKFAAKAIKQTWPSKTQFYAVGEATLKALSQCGISAQEAPQDSQQTEGLLTLPKLQSLSKKKIVIVRGVGGREALASELTHRGADVSYWEVYRRTCPTLTSVSNAQAWQHAKIDTIVVTSGEILDNLIKLVPKELFAWLRACHIIVPSSRVQEQAIANGFQHVTNAKAANCKAVLAALGL from the coding sequence ATGAAAGTATTACTGACCCGCCCACAAGGGCGAAATCAATTGATGGTTGAGGCGCTGACTTCCAGAGGCGTCTCCCATATGGTCACGCCTTTACTTCAGGTAGAAGCGACTCAAACAGAACACAAAAGTCACGGCATGGCTTTATTGCAGCATGCCGATATCATCATATTTATCAGCACCAATGCAGTAAAATTTGCCGCTAAAGCCATAAAGCAAACCTGGCCCTCCAAGACGCAGTTTTACGCAGTCGGTGAAGCAACCCTTAAAGCACTATCGCAATGTGGGATCTCAGCCCAAGAAGCCCCTCAAGATAGCCAACAAACCGAAGGGTTACTCACACTTCCTAAGCTCCAATCACTTTCAAAAAAGAAAATTGTCATCGTCAGAGGCGTCGGAGGACGGGAGGCACTGGCTAGTGAGCTAACCCATAGAGGCGCCGATGTTAGCTATTGGGAAGTGTATCGCAGAACATGCCCAACATTAACATCAGTAAGCAATGCACAAGCCTGGCAGCACGCCAAAATAGACACAATAGTCGTCACCAGTGGCGAGATTCTCGATAACCTAATCAAACTTGTACCAAAAGAGTTATTTGCTTGGCTGCGTGCATGTCATATTATAGTCCCTAGCTCACGAGTACAGGAGCAAGCTATTGCCAATGGATTTCAGCACGTTACCAATGCAAAAGCGGCAAATTGTAAGGCAGTGCTTGCAGCCCTAGGCTTGTAA